Proteins encoded in a region of the Bacillus sp. T3 genome:
- a CDS encoding energy-coupling factor ABC transporter permease — protein MYKINWKIIYFVFFIWIVPNKAAAMHIMEGFLPIEWAIFWWVITLPFLIIGYRSIQAKVKANPETKMMLGLSGAFVFVLSALKLPSVSGSSSHPTGVGLGTILFGPLAMSVIGSIVLLFQALLLAHGGLTTLGANAFAMAVCGPIISFFIFKAATRLGWSLSVAVFLAASLGDLGTYLVTSFQLALAFPSEVGGVIASFTKFAAIFAFTQIPLAISEGLLTVVVMNFLKKYNLQELKFLGVISKEVR, from the coding sequence ATGTATAAGATTAACTGGAAAATCATTTATTTTGTTTTTTTCATTTGGATTGTTCCAAATAAAGCCGCTGCTATGCATATTATGGAGGGCTTCTTACCGATAGAATGGGCAATATTTTGGTGGGTTATCACCCTTCCCTTCCTCATAATAGGCTACCGATCGATACAGGCCAAAGTAAAGGCAAATCCCGAAACGAAAATGATGCTTGGTCTTTCTGGTGCTTTTGTCTTCGTCTTGTCCGCCCTTAAATTGCCTTCTGTGTCGGGAAGTTCTTCCCATCCGACAGGAGTCGGTTTAGGAACTATTTTATTTGGACCACTTGCCATGAGCGTGATTGGCTCGATTGTACTCTTGTTTCAAGCGCTATTGCTAGCCCATGGAGGTCTAACAACATTAGGGGCAAATGCGTTCGCGATGGCTGTTTGTGGACCCATTATTTCCTTTTTTATTTTTAAAGCTGCGACAAGATTAGGATGGTCCTTATCAGTAGCTGTTTTCTTAGCTGCATCGTTGGGCGATTTAGGTACATATTTGGTCACATCCTTCCAGCTGGCATTGGCATTTCCATCAGAAGTAGGTGGAGTCATTGCATCCTTTACAAAATTTGCTGCAATTTTTGCTTTTACGCAAATACCGTTAGCGATCAGTGAAGGACTCCTCACTGTTGTCGTTATGAATTTTTTGAAAAAATATAATCTGCAAGA